The Pelmatolapia mariae isolate MD_Pm_ZW unplaced genomic scaffold, Pm_UMD_F_2 NODE_ptg000266l+_length_39660_cov_1, whole genome shotgun sequence genome segment CAGCAGTCACTGTGCATTTTACTTGTAGTTTCAAATAAACGTTAACTCATTCTTTTTAACTATGAGGAAatcaggagagacagagaagtatatgagggtggtgcaggacatgtaAGAGGACAACGAGACAGCGGTAAGGTGTGCagtaggagtgacagatgggttcaGGGTAAGGGTGGGATTACATTAGGGATCAgctctgagccccttcttgtttgcagtggtgatggacaggatgacagatgaggtcagagAGGGGATAGTGTGGACTATGATAATTtaaagacagaatacatgtgtgtgaatgagatgGACACAGGTCAAAAGGTGAACATGCAAGAAGCAGAGGTAGTGAAGGTAGATCAGTTTAAATACCTGCGTTCAACCATCAAAAGCAATGGACAGTGCACAGcaaggaggaaaaaagacaCAGATGAGGTTCtcggatgtagtgaaggaggacatgcagtgTTGGTGTGACATAGGTGGAAGCTAGGAATAAGATGTGATGTCAGTTGGATGATCTGTTGTGGTGACtgcaaaaggagaaaaaagataaaataatttAAGTTACACATTTTTCTAATTCACTCATCTGTCTCCTGCTTACTACTTAAATACATTTCCAAAGCCTcataacatacatacataaccCCCTCTCCCCTTTTCTCAATTTTATTAACAGGTTTCTTCTACATTATCACCTTTGAGTTTTATCTTGAAATGGCAGTAGTTTACCACTCTGGTTTTGATTATAGTTATTAGGTACAGATATTGTCACTTGTATCTCACTGTTTGTCCAAATTGTCATATTAATGCTGTCTAAAGTTATTAGATGAGGTTATTTTTCACTAAATGTCTGCGCTCGTACACAGATTTGTGCATCATGGCACCATCTTGGATTGTGAAGAGGATGACTGGGACTTCACAATGAATGTGAATGTGCGGAGCATGTACCTGATGAGCAAGGCTTTCTTGCCTAAGGTGACTTTTGGCCACTTCACCAAACCCTTAACACCATTTATCCCGTGAATGTAATAGGCGCTACTGATAATAGTGTGACATATGCCTTTAATTTCGTTCTCATCCGTTGTTGGATTAGCTGCATTAACTGTACCGCTGTGAACCCATGACATGATGGGTGGGGACTGCTCAGCTACTAATCCTGCTTTAGCTGCAAACTAACCAAACTGCCAAACTGTACCTTTAGCGCAGATCTCGGCACTTTTCATTACTTCGTTTGTGTAGTTTTAATCTGGATTCAACAAAAACAATTCTGTTAATATGCCATTTGTCATTCTAGATGTTGGCAAAGAAGTCGGGAAACATTATTAACATGGCATCTGTTGCATCAAGCATAAAAGGTAAACAATTTTCCTCAGATCTTTTTTTATTGCAGTTGCTTGTAGAATGATTCCTACTTAAAGGGACACTATGTCTTTGAAGTTTGGCCAGTCTTTGCAATCCTCTTATCTCAGATAAATGCTTTGCCTGCGTACGGCTGTGTGTGAGTGACAGATGTGTTTCCTCAACACAGGCGTTGTTAAGAGGTGTGTCTATAGTACCTCCAAGGCTGCAGTGATTGGGCTCACCAAGTCCATAGCTGCGGATTTCATTGAGCAAGGCATTCGCTGTAACTGTGTTTGTCCTGGTAAGGTTAGAACACAGTGCAACAAATCACCATATCACCATGTGTTTTTAGTCTTCCTCAGTGATACTCAAAGTATACTGTAAACATCCTTGAAATTAAACTaaattgatggttttttttAGCTGAAGGTTGTTTCATGTTAGGGCACACTGGCTTAAGAGCCAGTCTAAATAGATGCTGTGTATACTTAGGAGTATTTATATACATCACATCCAAATCCAACCCAGTCATATATGATACttattaatagaaaaaaatgttcatttagcCAAAGACCATAATTTCTTAACTAACTCTTGTCTTTTAATAATCATTTCATTAGGCTTGCTCGCTTTCTATTTCTATAGGGACTGTTGATACTCCATCACTGAGGGGTAGGATCCAGGCTCAACCCGACCCAGAGCAGGTATTGCAGGCTTTGATGTACATTTACGCCATTCATTTACTATGTTCTATATGTTACCTTTATTTACACAATGTTAGGTAATGATGACTGGATGGTGAAGATAATGAATGATCCAATTGTAACTCATTTACAGGCTTATAAAGACTTTATGGCAAGACAGAAAACTGGCAGGATGTGCACAGCCGAAGAGATTGCATACCTGTGCGTATACCTGGCCTCAGATGAGGTGAGTGCTTGCACAGATGTAATTCAGGAGGTATAATAATAGTACGCATAGAGTGCAGGTACAATAGGAATACACATACCTAGAGAAAGCTGTAGATATTTTTGTCAGTAAAGtaatttaccagtggttttaaACTGTCTGGGCCCTCCACAGTCAGCCTATGTGACTGGGACAGAGCACATCATCGATGGAGGTTGGAGACTGTGAGGAAACTGGAAGGACTACATCATTACAGAAGTGGAAGCCAAACCTTGAATTCAAATAAAGTTTTCATAAAttgataattttttaaaattattataaaataagaaaaaaaatcagtaatattgcatattttatggGAAATATTTCTTGTTTTGCAACTGAAACCTATGCTGCAAATATATTTGTCATCCTAAATTCAAACTATAAATAATGTACAGAAGTGTGTAATCAACTTTAAACCTTTCTTGTATTCCATTACTGTGCATTACTCTGTGCATAATAGTGAAATAAAAGCTATGTGCAAGATGTTAAGCAAACCAGTTTTCCATGTAACCTAAGTTCTCCATGCACCGATGTGGACGCTACATACTTGCTTGGCAGTCACTAATCCTCCTCATTCCTCATGTACCAGCTGGTGCATCTGCTACAGGGCTACGAGAAAAGCTGCCACAGACAGCCCGTGCGCTGTGGTAATGTTTACGATATGAGGTGagcgttttttttcttctataatTAATAGGTAATTTTTGTCAGAGGCGGTCGCTTGCTAGCTAGCTGCATAAAAGGTTGGGTGCACTGACAGCTTTTAGTAGGAGGTACACAGGCATGAGCGGCTACTGGACAGTAGGACATCAAATATCGGACAAGAACCAGCTGTCAGGGTGGTGGAGATTAAACTAGCCCCCATACTTGCTGGTCCAGTTGACTGAAAAGTAAAATCCAACTTGATTGTATAAACCGAAGTTAGAAAACCTCGGCCGTCAATTTAACgtttaaagaaattagggtCGTTTTTTGACTTTAGCAATAGGACATGAAACCGTATTGTGCACAGCCTAAACGCTTTAATCCACAGATATTTGTGAAACGATCCCATTTTAAATGGGAAAAATTAGCTAGTGGGGGAAGGGGCGGTGGTAGCTGGCGATAGTGCACACACAGGAGTGGGTCGTGTCCGATAATGGAACCACAGCTAGTGAAACCACGTGTTTACAGTGAATGAAACACGGATACACCCCTATATCTCGAAGACTTGCTGGCGATAGTTGACAAACTAGGTTTAGTGATACCAGTGCGAGCGGGTTGTTGCTGTTGACAGTTGCACGTTAACCTACTTGCTTTAGCATCCGCGCTCTGTAACCTACCTACTTGAGCTAACGCTAGCTACTATGCCATATGGTGTAGCTGTAAGCATTGATTAGCGTGGTTTGCTTACAATTGGATTAACAGGACGTCTGTCGCTCACTAAAAGCAAGTTTCAAAACATTGTAGTAGCGTCTGTTTGACGTTCCTGTGTATGTGGTACTGGTAACAACCAACACACTATATTAATGTAATACACTGTGTTATACACAAATGTTGACaactcatttacatttttatagtaCATACAGCACACAGAACGAGAGACGTTCTGATGTGGAGGTTAGAGCGGctctccacaacagtcccatGTGTCCACCTGTGTATTAGCCTGATAGATCGCTACTTGCACACTTTATAGCTAGTACTATGCAGTATTTGTGAAATGTAATGAAATCCATTTCTTTTAAACACCAAACACTCATGTGTTTAGTCAATTATGCCCAGGTAGGAGATTGAACCATATCATTTCACATTATGTCAATATTTGTACCAGCACCACtgatactgtttgttttttcttactgATAAAAAACCTATTGTATGAATGGAAACCTGTGGATAGAGGTGGACATgccaaaagaaaagtaaaagaacAGCCCACTGATGGCTAACCCCACCCCTCAGCTTGATGTCTTGTGATACAAGAGTGGACCAGATAGACTGTAGGCAACAGCCATGGAGGACACCCAGCAGAAACCTGCAAACCCGGACCTGAGTCCTGCACCCAGTCCAGCGCCTAGTCCAGCTCCCAGCCCACTATTGGACAGAATTCCTTTGCCTGCGCCAAACCATGTGGAGGTTTAGTATTTTACTGCTAATCGTTTTTTGCACCTGTTGTTCTGTTTAATGGTTCTGTGTTGTATATATTGTTCATTAAAATTAATTCCGTCGCCTTgttgatgatttttttcttttaatttttcctCTGAGAAAGAATTGTAAACCAGTTCAAGGAATTCTCCCAACTTTGAGCCAACATAACCCCTTGACAACTCTGAAATTGTTATCAGTTTATAGGGCATATCAAAACTCGTTCATTTCGCAAGTGTATAGCAGTCTGTAAACTTAGGATATGGCATGCCTCTGTAAAACTGCTGGTATCCTTATGACTGAAGATATGCAAAATAAGACAtagtaaatataatataatctaCTACAATCCAGGAACACGTACCACTGTTTAGATAGTTATGTTAATGCTGCATTTATGCTTATGTTATTATACTATATGTTATGACGAGTTGTGGAGTTGAGCAGTAAATTCGAATTTGCACACTAATCTGcacatttcatatttatttgtcATCTGTTATGCGCTGCCTTTAGAAATATGCTAGGTCATCTAGCAGAACAGTTTGTCCACCTTGCAATGTGAACACTGACCTGCTCTACTCCATGTTGTGATCCTTCTTTCAAAGCACCTAAATGTGAACCAGATCCAGGTGGTGGTACGTCGCTGCTCAAGTCCAAATGTAACAGAGGAGACCACTTATTTTATTCCTCGTAACCCCGTAGTGGACGCCGGTACCAACACAGATCCACCAGTGGTCTGTTGTCCTTTGCTGCGAAGATTTTGCCCCTGTCCGCCAAGAGGCTTTCTCGCCTCCCTTATTACCAAAGGTAAAAAAGGAGGCTGATTTTTCCTCCAGAGCACATTTGTTGTATGTTTCCAtccaaaaatgtgaaaaaactgCAGATCATGAGTATACAGTAGTTATTGAATTACCTGAGAAATGCAGCCCCATAATTCCCTGTTCTTTCTAGTTCTTTTGGCAGTTGTGCTGTTTGGAGTGGTTTGGTCAATCACAGAGGACGAATGTCTCCCAGGAGGAAACCTCTTTGGCATTACAATACTCTTCATCTGTGCAGTTGTTGGTGGAAAATTGGTGTCTCTCATTCGTCTGCCCAAACTTCCACCTTTCCCACCACTCCTTGGTAAGACAGAAAATCTGGTGCTTTGACTTTTTATGGTGACACTGGTATGCTAATCTAAGTATTTAGTCCATATATATCTACACAGATTTATCCATCAGAGTGATATATAGTTCTAACTGATACTAGCCATGTTAACTGACATTGGCATTgctccatagtgtagtggtGTACAGATTTGCCCAAGAAGTAAAAGATAACGACTTTGAAAACTAGAATCAAACACAAATCCCATTGGGGCTGGATCGTGAAGGGCAGCCGGTGTCCTTCCTCATGCAGCTAAAAGCTTTTTatcacactgtttttttgtttctctcaaACAATAGGGGATAACATAAAAGAAAGTGAAACCTCAACCCCAGCCATGTGCGCTGGtcctggtttcttcctgttaaaagggggtttttcccttcccactgtttccaaatgcttgctcataggcgGTTATCGTTGTTGAGGTTTTTGTCTTgttggggtctttaccttacaatataaggactgttgttgttatttcaatgtatataaataaaataaaattgaactgaaaaaaagattGTCATTTTAAACATTGGTGCATGCCTAGTTGTTAGATTTGTGATTGTTAAACTTGCATGTTTGTAAAGCACATACTGTTTTAATGTTTGGGTTCAGTTATTGATAATGATGGGAGCATTGTGTCATTTATGACATAAAAGTGCGTACATGCCATGAGCATTTGCTAACAGGCTGCCTTAATGGATTCGTGATACCTACAAATGGGTGTTAACCttgttatttgtcttttttgtgcATGATAGACATCAGTATTTGTTAAACTGTTTGCAGTTATGTCAGCATGCAGGTAAAGTTTCTAAAAACCGCATTTCCAAGGACAGTCATACATGATTATGCAATGCACGGTGGAAGTATGGCTGTTCCTGGAATAACTTAATGTTCTTATCTCACATGGTGCTCATCCTCAATCTGGGCAACTCATCCTGCAGCTCACTGAACTATACAAAAAGAGGTTTGCTTCACTCTCTGAACTGAGCTCTTTCTGGGGAGTAAGACCTAGTAGTGCTGCAGTGCTGTCTGTATATTTTTATCTAGAAGCTTTTTGAAAAAAAGTCCTGTGTTAAAGTGTTAAAGCTTTGTCGTTGTTTGTATGTTGGCAACAGTGAGGTCAACTGATGAGTGATGATCCCTGCTGTGGGTGAGAGGGAAGTCAGGTGACAGTATATATTTCTGCgtgtttagaaaagaaaaaaaaaacaatagcaaAAAACCTGAATCCTTAAATTGAAAACTGAATACTTCTTATTATACGTATCTATTCAACTAAATGTTCTAcatcaggggtggggaactccaggcctcaagggctggtgtcccacaggttttagatgtgtccttcatccaacacagctgatttatatGGCTAAATTATCTCCtcagcatgtcttgaagttctccagaggcctggtaatgaactagtcATTGATTTAGgagtgttgacccagggtgatatctaaaacctgcaggacaccggtccTTGAGGCcaggagttccccacccctgttcTACATCATCTAGGACTAAGGTTGAATTTCTTTGAGAAACTTTTAATTTGCATGAGCTTGTCAAGTTACTGTAAGTTTATCCATGTGAAAAGTTAAAAATCATGTTATCTGTTGATGTTctggatttttttgtgttttgcatctctttgttgtatttttacacAGCAAAGATTATTGTGGCACCTTTGGCTTGAAAAGATATGCCAACTGTGCTGCTAGTTTTCAGGGGGTGAAAAAGTGCTGATCATCAGAAGTGTTATTTGCACTGTGCATTGTCATGATGTGACTCTTTCATTTGATCAATTTCCTTGATAAACATCAAGGAAACTGTAACCACTCCTTGTTTAGTTGATAACATTATAGGGAGGGGTAGAAGTTTGCATCTCTAA includes the following:
- the LOC134622891 gene encoding dehydrogenase/reductase SDR family member 6 is translated as MGRLDGKVIVLSAAAQGIGRAAAIAFAKEGAQVTATDINGEKLKELDGIQGIRTKVVDVTKKDQVEALAKEHDHVDVLFNVAGFVHHGTILDCEEDDWDFTMNVNVRSMYLMSKAFLPKMLAKKSGNIINMASVASSIKGVVKRCVYSTSKAAVIGLTKSIAADFIEQGIRCNCVCPGTVDTPSLRGRIQAQPDPEQAYKDFMARQKTGRMCTAEEIAYLCVYLASDESAYVTGTEHIIDGGWRL